The genomic window GGTTATTATGCCTACGAAACTATATTATCAATAATGAATTTTGTTTTTATTGAATCTAACAGTGATAAGCGTTTAGCCTTAATAGATTCTATTTTTTCTAATGGTTTTACTATGGTTTATATATTGATAGCATTAACGCTTGGCGTATCATTACCGTTGCTTTTTTTGAATAAAAAGACTGTGAAACGTATTAAAAATTAGTATAACTTAAAGTTGATTATATTATTAACTGTAAGAAAAGCCTCTTTTTAAATTACTAAAAAGAGGCTTAAAAATTTCAACTGAATTAAGTTTTAATAGAATAATATCTTACTTCAGAATAAAGTAAAGAACTTATTCTTCAATCCAACCCATAATAGCATTAGCTACAAATCGTGGTTCTGGAGGTAATGAGTAAATGTCTTTCTCGTAATTTTTATTGTATGGTGAAATATTCATGATTTCTCCATCAACAACTAAGGTGCTACTTCCTCCTGGATCAAAGCCCATAGCTTTTTCCATTCCATATTTTAAAAGAATATCAACCATATCAAAATGAGTTGCTCCAACGGATTCTCGAATTCTACCATTCACCATAAGTACCATTAGTTTACCTTCTTTGGTAATACCTACAGCAATTTTTGGTCCGCGCATATCTGTGAAATCTAACCGTGCAGCTTGTGTTTTAATAGAGTTAGAGGTTTTCCAACCTTCATCTTCCATATTTAATATTTGCTTTCCGCCATCAATCAGCATAGGTCCAGCTTCAATAGCATAAGATATCTCGTCCCATTTATAAGGATTAGTCTCTGGTTCTAATAATTGAATATCTAGCGGCATACCTTCTTTAAAGATAGTATCGGAAAATATTTTAGAAGGAATAGATAGGGTGATACCAACGGGAATGGATGCTACAGATTCTTTTTCTTTCGTTTTAATTATTTGTTTCACTGTGTTTCCTGCGATTCTGATAATGACATTACCATCTCCTTTTAAAGTATCTTCGGAATAGGATAAATCATAAAAACAAGGTTCAGTATTACTATGTTTGTTATAGTTGTTCGCGCTAAAAACGATGTCTTTTTGCTTGCCTTTTATGATAAAGCCAGCTTCACTGTTTACCTTTCTAATATCTACATCACCATTTTTATAAATAATAAAGGCTGGTTTATTAAATAAAGGTGGGCAAAACACCTTATTATTCATAATTAATAAACCTAAAGGCGAGCCAATATAGGTTTCTGGTAATCCCAGTTTTCCAACTAATTCAGGATTTAAAATATAACCGCCATTCCAGGCGAGTTCTATTTTATTTGGGTTTTTACTTTTCTTTTTATATTCCTTGACTAATGCAGGAACATTTTTAGGCGTTTTATTCGCAATATGTGCTGCAAATTTCCAATTGTGCTTTTTAGTATCAATTTCAGCTAATACACCACTCCATGGTAAACCATCATCATAGACACCTCCTGCAAAAGATGATTTTACTTTTTCAATAGTTTTAGACTTTTTCAAACTCGCCTTTATTTGTTCTAGTAGCTTAACAATAGGCGTTCCGTTTTCGATAGCATCGGTAGAAATCAATTGGAATAATTCCTTTTCACCAATTGTATTTTTTAAATCATTGAAAATTTCACTTTTTAAAGCTAAATCAAAATCTTTGGCCGTTTGTATTGGAGTAGGGTAGGCTAAAGTAGTACGAACAGCTGCTGGCACAAATTGAATAAAGCCACTATCTTTAGGGATTCCCATAATTTTGGCCGTCATTTCATATAGCACTTTTCCAATATGAAAATGATCTATTTCGATAATATCCGTCATCATGGCAGAATATTCACCATTTGTAATTATAAACCCATTGGCTTCTTTTATGTCTCGTAAAATTTTAATGGCTTTCGGACCCATTTGAGGGAAATGAACACCTTCTGACCATTGTTTGGTTTCTACTATTTGAACCACTCCAGCTTTGTAAAGCAAGCCTAACTCTGGTTCTTTACCACTTTCTAAATACTCTTTAATGTTTGCACTAGAAAACCATTTTGTTATTCTTGGCTCATGTATAAAAATATATACTTTTTCTAATGTATCTAGGCTAGATTGGAGTACTTCTGTAGTAAGTTCTTCTTGTATGGTAAGTTTTAGTTGTGCGCGAATAGGTTGTAAAACAAAATATTCTAACTCGTGTTTTATGTAACGCCCAGGGAAGTAACCTTTAGGCACATTTTTCTTTAAATTGGTTGTTAATATTTTTCTATCATCAATACCTAAAAACTTACTATTGGTTAATTGAAATAAAGCCAATTCCCAATCAGCAAAAAATTGTGGAGCTAATGTTAAATCTGTTAAGTTTTCTGGCTTAAAAATATCGTTATAAATCATGTTAACCAAACCAGTTACTTCTTGGTAGGTAAAAGCTTGATAGGCATAAGATTTTTTATTTCTATGTCTGTATGTAAGTGCGTGATCGTGTCTGGTTGTAATTTCTCCATCCACATATTTAAAAATATCATCAATGGCATTGTAATAAGTATGAATGCGTTCTAAATTGGTATTTACTAAATCTGGAATATCATTTTCCATCATTCTAGCATAACGCATTACTTTACCTTTTACAAGTTGCTCTTCAACTCTAAAAAAACTAGGGTCTATTAAAGATTTCAAGTACAACATAAATGATAAACGGCCATATCCTGGTAAATAATGTCTTGTTTTCTTATTCAGAATAGCATTTAAATCATCGTTTTCAAAGTTAACAGATGTTTTGTATTGTTTTAGTAAATTAACCACTTGTATATTCTCTTCAATACCCGAAGAATCTAGCTGTAAACACATGCGTTCTAAAATATATCGCATGTTTTTTTCTAAAGATTCTATGCTGTAACGTTTATTAATAACACTTCGGTTGTGTGTTACATCTACCATTCGGTTTTGCGGATAAAATACGTGGTCGCATATCTTTTCTGCCAATATTTTAGGAATTTTAGAGCCTTTAAATTCTAACACTTTTAAACGTAAGGACTCATCTAAATGACGCCCGATAACTTGATCGTAAACCTCTCTTGGTTCGTATTGTCTACAAAATATAGGTGTTCCGCAAGCTGCAGCTTCTATAATAGGCAGGCCTCGTCCTTCGGTTTGACTTGGTAATAAAATTAGAGAAGCAACATCATAAAGCTGTTCAATATTTAATGGTTTTTTATATTTTTTCTTGAACTCATTTTTATCAAATTCACTAAATAAAAAACCTAGAAGCACTCTTGATTTAAATTCCTTTGGAAGCTCTTTAAGGAAGTTTGTAAAGTCCTTTTTTAAATCTCTATAATAATTCTGTTGGCCATGAGGTATGGGGCCAGAAACAATGAGCGATAATTTTAATTGTGGATTAGTAGAAAATTTTTCAGCAAATGAATCGTATGAAAATAATCGTTTTATAAGCTTAAAGTTAAGCTCAATAGATTTTCTACTAATAACCCGAGTGGGTTGCAGAAAAACAATATTATTGTTTACAAAATCGAATTTTTCAATTTTTTTATGTCCTAATAATATAGGTTTTAAAGAACGTTTACTGTCTTTATGGTTGGCGGCGGTGTGTACTGTAATGGTTTCTTTTTTATTAGAAAAAATAGTAGACACTTGCATAAACGCTTTTATAATATCACGTTTACTCATTTGGTGCATTTGGGTATCTACGGCAGTACCTAATAAAGCTACATTTGCTGGATTATGACCATTAATATTTATAAGATGCTCTTGTTGCATTTTATTAATATTTACGTTCATCCAAGAACGACTTTCCCATGGATATACCATTTCTATAACAGAGAAAAATTCGCCAATATGCGCATTATGAAAAAAGAAATCTCTTGGTCCCTTTTTTAAGCCTTTCTTTTTAATATCTTCCTTTTTATTACCACCTTCCCAGTAAAAATCATGATTATTATTTATAACAGGAATTCCTAAATATTCTGAAATTAAAACTGTAGCCAAGGCCAATGAAACATTGCCAGGATTGGAGCAAACATTGATGAGATACAACAGC from Algibacter sp. L1A34 includes these protein-coding regions:
- a CDS encoding phosphodiester glycosidase family protein yields the protein MIKQEAAKIHNILKNLKNEKINTWFDLGLFIDKFKEQKSPLAFKGDAQSFDKQIEKGGIAFLTFYFTIDGITVETEKYAKIFKNIYPNIPIHFVAGDIKEEADELIPKDAFKKVIPEMEAFDAWPLYKDFFSVKMERGSEAYNDLIGKFWKEVLVLVEKLGSYIEENDISLLYLINVCSNPGNVSLALATVLISEYLGIPVINNNHDFYWEGGNKKEDIKKKGLKKGPRDFFFHNAHIGEFFSVIEMVYPWESRSWMNVNINKMQQEHLININGHNPANVALLGTAVDTQMHQMSKRDIIKAFMQVSTIFSNKKETITVHTAANHKDSKRSLKPILLGHKKIEKFDFVNNNIVFLQPTRVISRKSIELNFKLIKRLFSYDSFAEKFSTNPQLKLSLIVSGPIPHGQQNYYRDLKKDFTNFLKELPKEFKSRVLLGFLFSEFDKNEFKKKYKKPLNIEQLYDVASLILLPSQTEGRGLPIIEAAACGTPIFCRQYEPREVYDQVIGRHLDESLRLKVLEFKGSKIPKILAEKICDHVFYPQNRMVDVTHNRSVINKRYSIESLEKNMRYILERMCLQLDSSGIEENIQVVNLLKQYKTSVNFENDDLNAILNKKTRHYLPGYGRLSFMLYLKSLIDPSFFRVEEQLVKGKVMRYARMMENDIPDLVNTNLERIHTYYNAIDDIFKYVDGEITTRHDHALTYRHRNKKSYAYQAFTYQEVTGLVNMIYNDIFKPENLTDLTLAPQFFADWELALFQLTNSKFLGIDDRKILTTNLKKNVPKGYFPGRYIKHELEYFVLQPIRAQLKLTIQEELTTEVLQSSLDTLEKVYIFIHEPRITKWFSSANIKEYLESGKEPELGLLYKAGVVQIVETKQWSEGVHFPQMGPKAIKILRDIKEANGFIITNGEYSAMMTDIIEIDHFHIGKVLYEMTAKIMGIPKDSGFIQFVPAAVRTTLAYPTPIQTAKDFDLALKSEIFNDLKNTIGEKELFQLISTDAIENGTPIVKLLEQIKASLKKSKTIEKVKSSFAGGVYDDGLPWSGVLAEIDTKKHNWKFAAHIANKTPKNVPALVKEYKKKSKNPNKIELAWNGGYILNPELVGKLGLPETYIGSPLGLLIMNNKVFCPPLFNKPAFIIYKNGDVDIRKVNSEAGFIIKGKQKDIVFSANNYNKHSNTEPCFYDLSYSEDTLKGDGNVIIRIAGNTVKQIIKTKEKESVASIPVGITLSIPSKIFSDTIFKEGMPLDIQLLEPETNPYKWDEISYAIEAGPMLIDGGKQILNMEDEGWKTSNSIKTQAARLDFTDMRGPKIAVGITKEGKLMVLMVNGRIRESVGATHFDMVDILLKYGMEKAMGFDPGGSSTLVVDGEIMNISPYNKNYEKDIYSLPPEPRFVANAIMGWIEE